One part of the Phacochoerus africanus isolate WHEZ1 chromosome 7, ROS_Pafr_v1, whole genome shotgun sequence genome encodes these proteins:
- the KCNJ8 gene encoding ATP-sensitive inward rectifier potassium channel 8 codes for MLARKSIIPEEYVLARIAAENLRKPRIRDRLPKARFIAKSGACNLAHKNIREQGRFLQDIFTTLVDLKWRHTLVIFTMSFLCSWLLFAIMWWLVAFAHGDIYAYMEKGGTEKSGLESTVCVTNVRSFTSAFLFSIEVQVTIGFGGRMMTEECPLAITVLILQNIVGLIINAVMLGCIFMKTAQAHRRAETLIFSRHAVIAVRNGKLCFMFRVGDLRKSMIISASVRIQVVKKTTTPEGEVVPIHQLDIPVDNPLESNNIFLVAPLIICHVIDKRSPLYDISATDLANQDLEVIVILEGVVETTGITTQARTSYIAEEIRWGHRFVSIVTEEEGVYSVDYSKFGNTVKVAAPRCSARELDEKPSILIQTLQKSELSHQNSLRKRNSMRRNNSMRRNNSIRRNNSSLMVPKVQFMTPEGNQNTSES; via the exons ATGTTGGCCAGAAAGAGCATCATCCCGGAGGAGTATGTGCTGGCGCGCATCGCGGCAGAGAACCTGCGCAAACCGCGCATCCGGGACCGCCTCCCCAAGGCCCGCTTCATCGCCAAGAGCGGGGCCTGCAACCTGGCGCACAAGAACATCCGGGAGCAAGGACGGTTCCTCCAGGACATCTTCACCACCTTGGTGGACCTGAAATGGCGCCACACGCTGGTCATCTTTACCATGTCGTTCCTCTGCAGCTGGCTGCTCTTCGCCATCATGTGGTGGCTGGTGGCCTTTGCCCATGGGGACATCTATGCTTACATGGAGAAAGGCGGGACAGAGAAGAGCGGTTTGGAGTCCACTGTGTGTGTGACGAATGTCAG gtctttcacctctgctttcctcttctcTATTGAAGTTCAAGTGACAATTGGCTTTGGAGGGAGAATGATGACAGAGGAATGCCCGCTGGCCATCACAGTCCTGATTCTCCAGaacattgtgggtttgatcatcAATGCGGTCATGTTGGGCTGCATTTTCATGAAAACAGCCCAGGCTCACAGAAGGGCAGAAACCTTGATTTTCAGTCGCCATGCTGTCATCGCCGTCCGAAATGGCAAGCTGTGTTTCATGTTCCGTGTGGGCGACTTAAGGAAAAGCATGATCATCAGTGCCTCTGTGCGCATCCAGGTAGTCAAGAAAACCACGACACCGGAAGGGGAGGTGGTGCCTATTCACCAGCTGGACATTCCTGTTGATAACCCGCTTGAGAGTAATAACATTTTTCTGGTGGCCCCTTTGATCATCTGCCACGTGATTGACAAGCGCAGCCCCTTGTACGACATCTCAGCCACTGACCTCGCCAACCAAGACCTGGAGGTCATTGTGATCCTGGAGGGAGTGGTCGAAACGACGGGCATTACCACACAAGCGAGAACCTCCTACATCGCAGAGGAGATCCGATGGGGCCATCGCTTTGTGTCCATCGTCACGGAGGAGGAAGGGGTGTATTCTGTGGATTACTCCAAATTTGGCAACACGGTGAAGGTAGCTGCCCCGAGGTGCAGTGCCAGAGAGCTGGACGAGAAGCCTTCCATCCTTATTCAGACCCTCCAGAAGAGTGAACTGTCCCACCAGAACTCTCTGAGGAAGCGCAACTCCATGAGAAGAAACAATTCCATGAGGAGGAACAACTCCATCCGCCGGAACAACTCCTCCCTCATGGTGCCCAAGGTGCAGTTTATGACCCCAGAAGGAAATCAGAACACGTCAGAATCCTGA